A window from Podospora bellae-mahoneyi strain CBS 112042 chromosome 1 map unlocalized CBS112042p_1, whole genome shotgun sequence encodes these proteins:
- a CDS encoding uncharacterized protein (COG:S; EggNog:ENOG503NZS5), which produces MLDLTKTLGGFFFALGATLTPGFGAQTPYMKSGVLGAEFYASFGFFYLFVGLLSFVFLICSLRTNLCLVILFLAYTVAFPLLAAAEWAHAEDRLALAHRLTVGGGAACFVVSACSWWAMIGGLLQSVDWPFDLPMGDLSHIIPAARKEVDVERLE; this is translated from the coding sequence ATGTTGGATCTAACGAAAACGCTAGGCGgtttcttcttcgccctcggCGCGACACTCACCCCTGGCTTCGGCGCGCAGACCCCGTATATGAAGTCGGGCGTCCTCGGAGCCGAGTTTTACGCCAGCTTCGGCTTCTTCTACCTCTTCGTCGGTCTCCTGTCGTTCGTATTCCTCATCTGCTCGTTGAGGACGAACCTCTGTCTCGTCATTCTGTTCCTCGCCTATACGGTTGCTTTCCCTCTACTCGCCGCTGCCGAGTGGGCCCATGCCGAAGATCGACTGGCTCTTGCTCACAGACTGActgtcggcggcggtgctgCTTGCTTTGTCGTCAGCGCTTGCAGTTGGTGGGCCATGATCGGGGGGTTACTGCAATCGGTGGACTGGCCCTTTGACCTTCCCATGGGAGATTTGAGCCATATCATCCCTGCCGCGAGGAAAGAGGTGGACGTGGAGAGACTGGAATGA